The window CTTCTTCAAGCCGACGAACCGGCAGAAGTCGATTCGAATCGGTTTCAACAAGCCCGCTCACGCACCTTTCTGGCGTTTGATTCGCAAACCGAATGGACGTGGAGCAAGCCCTACTTTTTCATGCAGCTTGCCGATCCTCAGTACGGCATGTTCACCGGCAACCAAGGGCTGGACCGAGAAAAAGTGCTCGTTGAGCAAGCGGTGGAACACATCAATCGTCTTCAACCAAAGTTCGTGATCGTTTGCGGGGACCTCACCAATGCCACCCCCAACCAAGCCCGCTACGAAGCTCAAGTCACCCAGTACCAGCAAGATTTTTCTCTGATCGATTCCAAGATTCCATTGGTTTGCGTCTGCGGAAACCATGACGTCGGGAATCGCCCCAACGCGGAATCCATTGCTCGCTACACCCACCATTTCGGCGATGACTACTTTTCGTTTTGGGTTGGCGGCGTCTTCCACGTCGTACTTAATTCAAGTCTGCTGAAAGATCCCAGTGATACTCCAGAGCGACTGCAACAACAGCAGGCCTGGTTGGAGCGACAACTCCAGCATCCCAGAGTGAAGGACGCCAAACACATTTTCGTGTTCCTTCATCATCCGCTGTTTTTGGAACAAGAAGACGAACCAGACCAGTACTTCAACATCCCCTTGGAGCGACGCACGCCGTTGATTGCCTTGCTGAAAGAAGCCCACGTGCGAGCCATCTTTGCGGGACACTACCATCGCAACGCGTACGGACGAGCCGGTGAAATGGAAATGATTACCACCGGTCCGGTCGGCCGACCGCTTGGGAAGGATCCTTCCGGTTTACGAATCGTCCAAGTCCAAGAAACGAGCATTGAACACAACTACCACACGTTGGACACCGTCCCCGCCGCCATCGAGTGAGTGGTTTTTCCGAGCAAAGCGTAGGACCTGAACTTCCGTAGAAAATCGGTGCGAGCAGAAACATCTTTCTATCGAGCCAATTCCTAGCCACAGAGGTCACCGAGAGCACAGAGGATCGTAGGTCAATTGCCTAAGTCCGATGCTCAGCTCCGTGAACTCTGTGTCCTCGGTGGCGAAATCCCACCGACAATAACCTTGAATCAAGTCAAAACCGATGCGCAAGTCGAAATGCCACTTGGCCAAGTCGCTCACTGGATGCGGCACATCTCAAGCTGCTTTCTAGCCACAGAGGACACCGAGAGCACAGAGGATCGCGTAGATCAATTGCCTAAGTCCGATACTCATCTCTGTGAACTCTGTGTCCTCAGTGGCGAATTCCCACCGACAACATCCTCGAATCAAATCAAAACCGATGCGCAGTTCGAAATGCCACTTGGCCAAATCCCAGGCTGGATCCGGCACTTCTCAAACTGCTTTCTAGCCACAGAGGTCACCGAGAGCACAGAGGATCGTAGGTCAATTGCCCAAGTCCGATGCTCATCTCTGTGAACTCTGTGTCCTCTGTGGCAAACTCCAAACAACGATTATCTTAAGTCAGCTCGAAGCCAACGAAGGCAAGACGTGGCAACTTG of the Rhodopirellula baltica SH 1 genome contains:
- a CDS encoding metallophosphoesterase — protein: MNRSTIVLPFILCLLGTPLLQADEPAEVDSNRFQQARSRTFLAFDSQTEWTWSKPYFFMQLADPQYGMFTGNQGLDREKVLVEQAVEHINRLQPKFVIVCGDLTNATPNQARYEAQVTQYQQDFSLIDSKIPLVCVCGNHDVGNRPNAESIARYTHHFGDDYFSFWVGGVFHVVLNSSLLKDPSDTPERLQQQQAWLERQLQHPRVKDAKHIFVFLHHPLFLEQEDEPDQYFNIPLERRTPLIALLKEAHVRAIFAGHYHRNAYGRAGEMEMITTGPVGRPLGKDPSGLRIVQVQETSIEHNYHTLDTVPAAIE